Proteins from a genomic interval of Medicago truncatula cultivar Jemalong A17 chromosome 3, MtrunA17r5.0-ANR, whole genome shotgun sequence:
- the LOC25488490 gene encoding uncharacterized protein, with translation MVLSFVSRLIAATMAVFQIEEQVSLKLLVNTETNKVLFAEAGKDFVDILCSFLTLPLGTIARLVQKDSNMGPVTIGCLNSLYQSVENIGLLPINNSSEDYCSTLKINIDDTVPTIYFRCSKDHGHHCPYLSIGTKYIYGRCGNRLNRSVSLAQLCNGFVKGATTFVITDDLFVSPHSINHTLLDLIKNLGMKNTSSVKEMTVNVTKEKVLDLLKCSLLSKTPLTDLFLGKKPSIERLMMQSIISSCDVENIFCSDVQITIKLVVRKSDDNILYALGGNDFANLIINFLTFPLGGVLGRLQGNNSLGSINGLHKSLTTLNEDKYFTSKEAKNRLLELRLLQYYCHHQCDPSDDRIIHVQLYKSDEDWSGGVTFSKMELVTDEDYVKRSQMYLVTDDLVIEPWLSPISSLYLHNRFKTPLDDLEEKVVTIGTEESYSILKAALSSTSALTNGLRHLLT, from the exons ATggttctttcttttgtttctcgTTTGATAGCTGCTACCATGGCTGTTTTTCAAATTGAAGAGCAAGTGTCTTTGAAACTTCTGGTAAACACAGAAACCAACAAAGTTTTATTTGCTGAAGCCGGCAAAGATTTTGTGGACATTCTATGTAGCTTCTTAACCTTACCATTAGGTACCATTGCAAGACTTGTTCAGAAAGATTCAAATATGGGACCGGTTACAATTGGTTGTCTCAACTCTCTCTATCAAAGTGTCGAAAATATTGGATTGTTGCCGATTAATAACTCATCCGAAGATTATTGCAGCACTCTCAAAATTAATATTGATGATACTGTCCCTACAATTTACTTCAGGTGTTCGAAAGATCATGGTCATCATTGCCCTTATTTGAGCATAggtacaaaatatatttatggtaGGTGTGGTAATCGCTTGAACCGTTCAGTTTCCCTAGCACAGCTGTGCAATGGATTTGTTAAAGGTGCTACGACTTTTGTCATTACTGATGATCTATTTGTCTCGCCACACTCCATCAATCACACGTTATTGGATCTGATCAAGAATTTGGGAATGAAAAACACAAGTTCAGTAAAAGAAATGACTGTCAATGTCACTAAGGAAAAG GTATTGGATCTGCTTAAGTGTTCCTTGCTTTCCAAGACACCTCTAACCGATTTGTTTTTGGGAAAGAAACCATCTATTGAGCGATTAATGATGCAATCAATAATTTCCTCTTGTGATGTTGAAAACATATTTTGTAGTGATGTTCAAATCACCATCAAGTTGGTCGTAAGAAAATCGGATGACAATATATTGTATGCCCTAGGGGGGAATGATTTTGCaaacttaattataaattttctaaCCTTTCCACTTGGTGGAGTTTTAGGTAGGTTACAAGGGAATAATTCTTTAGGTAGTATTAATGGATTGCACAAGAGCTTAACTACTTTAAATGAAGACAAGTATTTTACTTCCAAAGAAGCAAAGAACAGGCTTCTTGAACTACGTCTTTTGCAATATTATTGTCATCATCAGTGTGATCCTTCTGATGACAGAATTATTCATGTTCAACTTTACAAAAGTGATGAAGATTGGAGTGGTGGggtaactttttcaaaaatggAACTAGTTACAGATGAAGATTATGTCAAAAGATCACAAATGTATTTGGTTACGGATGATCTGGTCATAGAACCTTGGTTGTCTCCAATTTCATCTTTATATTTGCATAACCGTTTCAAAACTCCTCTTGATGATTTGGAGGAAAAAGTTGTCACTATTGGCACCGAAGAG AGTTACAGCATATTGAAGGCAGCTTTAAGCTCAACATCTGCTCTAACGAATGGTCTCCGTCACTTGCTAACCTAA
- the LOC11410499 gene encoding ribosomal RNA small subunit methyltransferase has product MAGGKIRKEKGKPSSQHTPYQGGISFHKSKGQHILKNPLLVDTIVQKSGIKTTDVVLEIGPGTGNLTKKLLEAGKKVIAVEIDPRMVLELNKRFQGTPSSRLTVIQGDVLKTELPYFDICVANIPYQISSPLTFKLLKHQPAFRCAIIMFQREFAMRLVAQPGDKLYCRLTVNTQLHARISHLLKVGRNNFRPPPKVDSSVVRIEPKKPRHEVNQKEWDGFLRICFNRKNKTLGAIFRQKNVISMLEKNYKTVQALKLSQEGLLKEADTKVDFSNFADFVDDQGMEMDDDGVDDNDEDEMDVEDGGPSEFKDKVLGVLKEGDYEEKRSSKLTLLEFIYLLSLFNKSGIHFT; this is encoded by the exons ATGGCAGGAGGGAAGATAAGGAAGGAAAAGGGAAAACCTTCTTCACAACACACACCATATCAAGGTGGAATTTCCTTTCACAAATCAAAAGGTCAACATATTCTCAAAAATCCATTACTTGTTGATACTATTGTGCAGAAATCTGGTATTAAAACtactgatgttgttcttgaaATTGGTCCTGGTACTGGGAATTTGACTAAGAAGCTTTTGGAAGCTGGTAAGAAGGTTATTGCTGTTGAAATTGATCCTCGTATGGTTCTTGAGCTCAATAAACGGTTTCAAGGAACACCCTCTAGCCGCCTCACG GTTATCCAAGGTGATGTGCTGAAGACTGAACTTCCATATTTTGACATATGTGTGGCGAATATTCCGTATCAAATATCTTCTCCTCTCACATTCAAGCTACTCAAGCACCAACCTGCATTTAGGTGTGCAATCATAATGTTCCAGAGAGAATTTGCCATGAGATTAGTTGCTCAGCCAGGTGACAAACTCTATTGTCGTCTTACGGTAAACACTCAACTCCATGCGCGAATCTCTCACCTtcttaaagttggaagaaacaATTTCAGGCCTCCACCAAAGGTTGATTCTTCCGTGGTACGGATTGAGCCTAAAAAGCCCCGTCATGAAGTTAATCAAAAGGAGTGGGATGGATTTTTAAGGATTTGTTTTAACAGAAAGAACAAAACACTTGGTGCAATATTCAGGCAAAAGAATGTGATATCTATGCTTGAAAAGAATTACAAGACTGTGCAGGCACTAAAACTCTCGCAAGAAGGTTTGTTGAAGGAAGCAGACACTAAAGTTGACTTCTCTAattttgctgattttgttgaCGATCAAGGGATGGAGATGGATGATGATGGAGTAGATGACAATGATGAGGATGAAATGGATGTTGAAGATGGGGGGCCATCTGAATTCAAAGACAAGGTTTTAGGTGTTCTGAAAGAAGGAGATTATGAAGAGAAGAGATCTTCCAAACTCACCTTGCTGGAGTTCATATACCTGCTTTCTCTATTTAACAAATCTGGCATTCACTTCacctga